One Trichosurus vulpecula isolate mTriVul1 chromosome 7, mTriVul1.pri, whole genome shotgun sequence genomic region harbors:
- the AP4B1 gene encoding AP-4 complex subunit beta-1: MPYLGSEDVVKELKKALCNPHIQADRPRYRNVIQRVIRHMTQGVDMSNIFMEMVKASATGDIVQKKLVYLYMCTYAPLKPDLALLAINTLCKDCSDPNPMVRGLALRSMCSLRMPGVQEYIQQPILNGLRDKASYVRRVAVLGCAKMYNLHGDSEVDGTLVNELYSLLRDQDPIVVVNCLRALEEILKHEGGVVINKPIAHHLLNRMPDLDQWGQAEVLGFLLRYQPRSEEELFAILNLLDSSLQSSSPAVVMAATKLFLVLAKEFPHVQTDVLVRVKGPLLTACSSESRELCFAALCHVRRILRSLPGHFSSHYKKFFCSYSEPHYIKLQKVEVLCELVNDENVQQVLDELRDYCTDVSADLAQAAIFAIGGIARTYTDQCVQILTELLVLRQEHITSAVVQTFRNLVWLCPQCTEAVCQALPGCEENIQDSEGKQALIWLLGVHGETIPNAPYVLEDFVENVKAETFPAVKMELLTALLRLFLSRPAECQDMLGRLLYYCIEEEKDMAVRDRGLFYYRLLLTGIDEVKRILCSPKSDPSLGLLEDQAERPVNSWVSEFNTLVPMYSKACWAAISSPQLSECRGPELSGTGVLSASGSLVSENKEELQPLSDSGSFLLVPNGQLTAEQFEKTWLSLEVAHQEVVPWQGVAHPDTIQTALQMVNIQTIALSKAGVQPWKAYLSAQDGAGCLFLTELLLDPEQSRVHLSVKQSQAKAEALNSFISVLKTVIGTIVGIKS; encoded by the exons ATGCCATACCTAGGCTCGGAGGATGTAGTAAAGGAACTGAAGAAAGCTCTGTGTAACCCCCACATTCAAGCGGATAGGCCTCGGTACCGGAATGTCATCCAGAGGGTTATCAG GCATATGACTCAAGGTGTGGATATGTCCAACATCTTCATGGAAATGGTGAAAGCCAGTGCTACTGGGGACATTGTACAGAAGAAGTTAGTGTATCTGTACATGTGCACGTATGCCCCCCTAAAACCAGACCTTGCTCTTCTGGCCATCAATACACTGTGCAAGGACTGCTCAGACCCCAACCCCATGGTCCGAGGATTGGCCCTCAGGAGCATGTGCAGCCTTAG GATGCCTGGAGTACAAGAGTATATCCAACAACCTATTTTGAATGGCCTTCGGGATAAAGCCTCCTATGTCAGGAGGGTGGCAGTTCTTGGCTGTGCAAAGATGTATAATCTCCATGGAGACTCTGAAGTGG ATGGCACCCTGGTAAACGAATTATACAGTCTTCTTCGAGACCAGGATCCCATTGTAGTGGTGAATTGCCTGAGAGCTCTGGAGGAGATTTTGAAGCATGAAGGAGGCGTTGTTATCAATAAACCCATTGCCCACCACCTCTTAAATCG aatgccagacctggaccAATGGGGCCAGGCTGAGGTGCTGGGCTTTCTGTTACGCTACCAACCCCGAAGTGAGGAGGAACTCTTTGCCATCCTCAATTTGTTGGACAGTTCTCTTCAGAGCAGCAGCCCAGCTGTGGTGATGGCAGCCACCAAACTCTTTCTTGTTTTGGCAAAAGAATTCCCCCATGTACAGACAGATGTGCTCGTTAGAGTCAAGGGGCCATTGCTGACTGCCTGTTCCTCAGAGAGCCGGGAGCTCTGTTTTGCTGCTCTCTGCCATGTGCGACGGATCCTACGTAGTCTGCCCGGCCACTTCAGTAGCCACTACAAAAAGTTCTTCTGCTCCTACTCAGAGCCACACTACATCAAACTGCAGAAAGTGGAAGTTCTGTGCGAGCTAGTGAATGATGAGAATGTCCAGCAGGTGCTAGACGAGCTCCGGGATTATTGCACTGATGTATCAGCTGACCTAGCACAGGCTGCCATCTTTGCCATAG GTGGCATTGCGAGGACCTACACAGATCAGTGTGTTCAGATCCTAACAGAGCTGCTGGTGCTCAGGCAGGAGCACATCACCTCAG CGGTTGTACAGACTTTCCGAAACCTGGTTTGGCTTTGTCCTCAATGCACTGAGGCTGTGTGTCAGGCTCTACCCGGCTGTGAGGAGAATATCCAGGATAGCGAG GGAAAGCAGGCGCTCATCTGGCTTCTTGGAGTACATGGAGAAACAATCCCAAATGCTCCATATGTGTTGGAGGATTTTGTGGAAAACGTGAAGGCAGAGACATTTCCAGCAGTTAAGATGGAGTTATTGACAGCACTGCTGCGCCTCTTTCTCTCCAGGCCTGCCGAGTGCCAGGACATGCTGGGGCGTCTGCTATATTACTGCATAG aggaggaaaaggatatGGCAGTGAGGGACCGAGGGCTCTTCTACTATCGGCTTCTCTTAACTGGCATTGATGAGGTGAAGCGAATCCTATGTAGCCCCAAGTCTGACCCTTCTCTCGGGCTCCTGGAAGACCAAGCAGAAAGACCCGTAAATAGCTGGGTCTCTGAGTTCAACACATTAGTGCCAATGTATAGCAAAGCATGCTGGGCAGCCATCTCTTCACCTCAGCTGTCGGAGTGTCGTGGCCCTGAACTTTCTGGCACTGGAGTCCTTTCTGCATCAG gatccttggtttcagagaacaaagaagagcTGCAGCCTCTGTCTGACTCTGGATCTTTCCTCCTGGTTCCTAATGGCCAACTAACTGCTGAGCAGTTTGAGAAAACTTGGCTAAGCCTGGAAGTGGCCCACCAAGAAGTTGTACCCTGGCAAGGAGTAGCCCATCCTGACACCATCCAGACAGCTTTGCAGATGGTGAACATCCAGACCATTGCCTTGAGCAAGGCCGGTGTCCAGCCCTGGAAGGCCTACCTTAGTGCCCAGGATGGTGCCGGATGCCTCTTCCTAACAGAACTGCTGTTAGATCCTGAGCAATCACGGGTGCACCTCTCAGTGAAGCAAAGCCAGGCCAAGGCAGAAGCCCTGAACAGCTTTATTTCTGTATTAAAAACTGTGATTGGGACAATTGTGGGCATAAAATCTTGA
- the BCL2L15 gene encoding bcl-2-like protein 15: MKTPQTFEEQTEYIVEHLLFEFLDSPPVAQGRSVHDCYPRVVFQSQGVYNNNVPDFGEPHSFDVTIIAARLRMLGDQFNGEMEQSANRVIEEVTKGQVVDVLRDTVKSLSQTWCAQEPSLAYERAFLAVSVKLLQVVCHKIPQRASQLAGPMRDMINENIGVRQYIEGQGGWENLRPVPN; encoded by the exons ATGAAGACTCCCCAGACCTTTGAGGAACAAACTGAGTACATTGTGGAACACCTGCTCTTTGAATTCTTGGATTCACCACCGGTGGCACAAGGCCGCAGCGTCCATGATTGTTACCCCCGAGTTGTCTTCCAATCCCAAGGCGTGTATAACAACAACGTCCCAGATTTTG GTGAGCCACACTCTTTTGATGTGACAATCATTGCTGCCCGTCTTAGAATGCTAGGGGATCAGTTCAATGGAGAAATGGAACAATCTGCTAACAGAGTCATCGAAGAAGTTACCAAGGGACAG GTAGTTGATGTATTACGGGACACAGTGAAATCACTCAGTCAGACATGGTGTGCCCAAGAGCCTAGCCTTGCCTATGAGAGGGCCTTTCTGGCTGTGTCTGTGAAGCTGCTCCAGGTTGTCTGTCACAAAATCCCTCAGAGGGCCAGTCAATTAGCCGGACCCATGAGGGATATGATCAACGAGAACATAGGTGTTCGACAGTATATCGAAGGGCAGGGTGGTTGG gAGAATCTGAGACCAGTTCCCAATTGA